A region from the Vicia villosa cultivar HV-30 ecotype Madison, WI linkage group LG3, Vvil1.0, whole genome shotgun sequence genome encodes:
- the LOC131593248 gene encoding uncharacterized protein LOC131593248, protein MNNEVKFWNNAAFDGDDDFTTKMKTSWSSSSDCTKENINPTSLNFNASNSKKKKAIDDEIAEVEFEIKRLTTKLESLRLEKIASEKRVSGIGTGRVIAAKFMEPKKNCVVFKDDNSTVKRNGNGNGVVFKEATPKRNGVVFDTPKRNGGVLKEDTPRPRMNWRRGMSLGPGEIAGKMTTPAVTPATVNRRKSCYGKPQEILEESRRKTICKANSVAVGSVKLREVKKKEEEIVQPRKLFEGEKSVKKVVKQGRVVASRYNSGGVGGDAKKRSFSENNKGFGSEVRVKKRWEIPIEEVDVSGFGVLPKISTLRCIDESPRDSGAAKRVAAMNGKKSYFCEDGGDSVMVVEEEGNVCQVLDFAEGDDDDDGKQG, encoded by the coding sequence ATGAACAACGAAGTTAAATTCTGGAACAACGCAGCTTTCGACGGTGACGACGATTTCACAACCAAGATGAAGACTTCTTGGTCTTCTTCCTCCGATTGCACCAAAGAGAATATAAACCCTACCTCCCTCAATTTCAATGCTTCCAATTCGAAAAAGAAAAAAGCTATAGATGATGAAATTGCTGAAGTTGAATTCGAAATTAAGCGATTAACAACAAAGCTCGAATCGCTTCGTCTTGAAAAAATCGCGTCGGAGAAGCGCGTTAGTGGAATTGGTACTGGTAGGGTTATAGCTGCGAAGTTCATGGAACCGAAGAAAAACTGTGTAGTTTTCAAAGATGATAATAGTACTGTGAAACGAAACGGAAACGGAAACGGCGTCGTTTTCAAAGAGGCGACACCGAAGAGAAACGGTGTCGTTTTTGATACACCGAAGCGGAACGGTGGGGTTTTGAAAGAGGATACTCCGAGGCCGAGGATGAATTGGAGGAGAGGGATGAGTTTAGGTCCGGGGGAGATTGCTGGGAAAATGACAACTCCGGCGGTTACTCCGGCGACGGTGAATCGGAGGAAATCTTGCTACGGGAAGCCGCAAGAGATTTTGGAGGAATCGAGGAGGAAGACGATATGTAAAGCGAATTCGGTTGCTGTTGGATCGGTTAAGCTGCGTgaggtgaagaagaaagaggaagaGATTGTTCAACCAAGGAAGTTGTTTGAAGGGGAGAAATCAGTGAAAAAGGTGGTGAAACAAGGGAGGGTTGTGGCTAGTAGGTATAATTCTGGTGGTGTTGGTGGTGATGCGAAGAAAAGATCGTTTTCTGAGAATAATAAGGGTTTTGGGAGTGAGGTTAGGGTTAAGAAGAGGTGGGAGATTCCGATTGAGGAAGTGGATGTGAGTGGTTTTGGGGTGTTACCGAAGATTTCAACGTTGAGGTGTATTGATGAGAGTCCTAGAGATTCTGGTGCTGCTAAAAGAGTTGCTGCAATGAATGGGAAAAAATCTTATTTCTGTGAGGATGGAGGAGATAGTGTGATGGTGGTTGAGGAAGAAGGGAATGTTTGTCAGGTTTTGGATTTTGCtgaaggtgatgatgatgatgatggtaaacAAGGGTAG
- the LOC131593249 gene encoding small ribosomal subunit protein eS19z: protein MATARTVKDVSPHEFVKAYSSHLKRSGKMELPEWTDIVKTAKFKELAPYDPDWYYIRAASMARKIYLRGGLGVGAFQRIYGGSQRNGSRPPHFCKSSGSIARNILQQLQNMNIIEMDTKGGRKITSNGRRDLDQVAGRIVIAP, encoded by the exons ATGGCAACCGCAAGGACTGTGAAAGACGTCTCTCCTCATGAATTCGTCAAAGCCTACTCCTCTCATCTCAAACGATCCGGCAAG ATGGAGCTTCCCGAGTGGACAGATATTGTGAAGACAGCCAAGTTTAAGGAGTTGGCTCCTTATGATCCTGATTGGTACTATATCAGAGCTG CTTCCATGGCAAGGAAGATCTACTTGAGGGGCGGACTAGGCGTGGGTGCATTCCAGAGGATATATGGTGGTAGTCAGAGGAACGGCAGTCGCCCACCACATTTCTGTAAGAGCAGCGGTTCCATTGCCCGTAACATCCTTCAACAGTTGCAGAACATGAACATCATTGAAATGGACACCAAGGG TGGCAGGAAAATCACTTCCAATGGAAGGAGGGATTTGGACCAGGTTGCCGGAAGGATTGTGATTGCACCTTGA
- the LOC131593251 gene encoding uncharacterized protein LOC131593251 has protein sequence MFGFRVSNATSATVASTRLLCATPYPHSSSLTSIHHFSSHLLPTTSLSSSSQRFRCIHIKAIAETDAISASKTGSKQALISLSDKKDLALVGNGLQELGFTIVSTGGTASALESAGVAVTKVEQLTHFPEMLDGRVKTLHPNIHGGILARRDQKHHIDALSTHGIGTFDVVVVNLYPFYDKVTSAGGIEFEDGIENIDIGGPAMIRAAAKNHKDVLVVVDTEDYPALLEYLKGNQDDHFRLKLAWKAFQHVASYDSAVSEWLWKQSVGDKFPPSLTVPLSLKSSLRYGENPHQKAAFYVDERLAEVNAGGIATAIQHHGKEMSYNNYLDADAAWNCVCEFRNPTCVVVKHTNPCGVASRDDILEAYRLAVKADPVSAFGGIVAFNMEVDEVLAKEIREFRSPTDGETRMFYEIVVAPSYTEKGLEILRGKSKTLRILEAKKNEAGKLSLRQVGGGWLAQDSDDLTPRDIKFNPVSEKTPQDGELRDAKFAWLCVKHVKSNAIVIAKDNCMLGMGSGQPNRVESLRIAMRKAGADVKGAALASDAFFTFVWKDAVEEACESGIGVIAEPGGSIRDQDAIDCCNKYGVSLLFTNVRPFRH, from the exons ATGTTTGGTTTCCGTGTTTCCAACGCCACCTCCGCCACCGTCGCTTCCACTCGTCTCCTCTGCGCAACCCCTTACCCTCATTCTTCCTCTCTCACTTCTATACATCACTTTTCTTCCCACCTTCTTCCCACAACTTCG CTTTCTTCATCTTCACAACGATTCAGGTGCATTCACATCAAAGCCATTGCTGAAACTGATGCAATATCTGCTTCAAAAACAG GAAGCAAACAAGCTTTGATATCATTGTCAGACAAGAAGGATCTTGCATTGGTTGGAAATGGACTCCAGGAATTAGG GTTCACTATTGTTTCAACTGGAGGAACGGCTTCTGCATTGGAGAGTGCTGGAGTAGCTGTTACTAAAGTTGAGCAGCTTACTCATTTCCCTGAAATG CTCGATGGCCGTGTCAAAACTCTGCACCCTAACATACATGGAGGCATCCTTGCTCGAAGAGACCAGAAACATCATATTGATGCACTCAGTACACATGGAATCG GTACTTTTGATGTTGTGGTGGTGAACTTGTATCCATTTTACGATAAAGTTACATCAGCTGGAGGCATTGAATTTGAGGATGGAATCGAAAACATTGACATTGGTGGTCCAGCCATGATTCGAGCTGCTGCAAAG aatcacaaagatgttttggTAGTTGTTGATACCGAAGACTACCCCGCGCTTCTGGAATATCTTAAAGGAAACCAAGACGATCATTTCAGGCTAAAGCTTGCATGGAAAGCGTTTCAGCACGTTGCTTCCTATGATTCTGCCGTATCTGAGTGGCTATGGAAGCAAAGTGTGGGAG ATAAATTTCCACCTAGTTTGACCGTGCCTCTTTCACTTAAAAGTTCACTCCGCTATGGTGAAAATCCTCATCAAAAAGCTGCATTCTATGTTGACGAAAGACTTGCCGAGGTCAACGCTGGTGGAATTGCTACAGCCATCCAACACCACGGAAAG GAGATGTCATATAATAACTACTTGGATGCTGATGCTGCTTGGAACTGTGTGTGCGAGTTTAGAAATCCCACATGTGTAGTTGTGAAGCATACTAATCCTTGCGGTGTAGCATCCCGAGATGATATCTTGGAAGCCTACAGACTTGCTGTTAAAGCTGATCCTGTCAGTGCATTCGGCGGGATTGTAGCTTTCAATATGGAAGTTGATGAG gTTCTTGCTAAAGAAATAAGAGAATTTAGAAGCCCGACCGATGGGGAGACAAGGATGTTCTATGAGATAGTGGTTGCGCCCAGCTATACAGAGAAGGGACTTGAGATCCTTCGTGGAAAGTCGAAGACTCTAAGAATTCTCGAAGCGAAAAAGAACGAAGCCGGAAAGCTTTCACTCAGACAAGTTGGTGGAGGGTGGTTAGCTCAGGATTCAGATGACTTAACTCCACGCGATATCAAGTTCAACCCAGTCTCAGAGAAGACTCCTCAAGACGGTGAACTTCGCGATGCAAAATTTGCATGGTTGtgtgtgaagcatgtcaaaagcAATGCTATCGTGATAGCTAAG GACAATTGTATGCTAGGTATGGGAAGCGGCCAACCAAACCGTGTCGAGAGTCTAAGAATAGCAATGAGGAAAGCTGGAGCTGATGTTAAAGGAGCAGCCTTGGCTAGTGATGCTTTCTTCACATTTG TTTGGAAAGATGCAGTGGAAGAAGCATGTGAAAGTGGAATTGGTGTTATCGCAGAACCCGGGGGAAGTATAAGAGATCAGGATGCTATAGACTGCTGTAATAAGTATGGTGTTTCACTGCTCTTCACCAATGTGAGGCCATTCAGGCACTGA
- the LOC131593250 gene encoding uncharacterized protein LOC131593250 — translation MFGLCVSAATSATAAASTRLLCATPYPHSSSLASVHHFSSHLLPTTSVSSSSQRLRCISIKAMAETDAVSASKTGSKQALISLSDKKDLALVGNGLQELGFTIVSTGGTASALESAGVAVTKVEQLTHFPEMLDGRVKTLHPNIHGGILARRDQKHHIDALNTHGIGTFDVVVVNLYPFYDKVTSAGGIEFEDGIENIDIGGPAMIRAAAKNHKDVLVVVDTEDYPALLEYLKGNQDDHFRLKLAWKAFQHVASYDSAVSEWLWKQSVGDKFPPSLTVPLSLKSSLRYGENPHQKAAFYVDKRLAEVNAGGIATAIQHHGKEMSYNNYLDADAAWNCVCEFRNPTCVVVKHTNPCGVASRDDILEAYRLAVRADPVSAFGGIVAFNVEVDEVLAKEIREFRSPTDGETRMFYEIVVAPSYTEKGLEILRGKSKTLRILEAKKNEAGKLSLRQVGGGWLAQDSDDLTPRDIKFNPVSEKTPQDGELRDAEFAWLCVKHVKSNAIVIAKDNCMLGMGSGQPNRVESLRIAMRKAGADVKGATLASDAFFPFAWKDAVEEACESGIGVIAEPGGSIRDQDAIDCCNKYGVSLLFTNVRHFRH, via the exons ATGTTTGGTTTATGTGTTTCCGCCGCCACCTCCGCCACCGCCGCCGCTTCCACTCGTCTTCTCTGCGCAACCCCTTACCCTCATTCTTCCTCTCTCGCTTCTGTCCATCACTTTTCTTCCCATCTTCTTCCCACAACTTCG GTTTCTTCATCTTCACAACGACTCAGGTGCATTTCCATCAAAGCCATGGCTGAAACTGATGCAGTATCTGCTTCAAAAACAG GAAGCAAACAAGCTTTGATATCATTGTCGGACAAGAAGGATCTTGCATTGGTTGGAAATGGACTCCAGGAATTAGG GTTCACTATTGTTTCGACTGGAGGAACGGCATCTGCATTGGAGAGTGCTGGAGTGGCTGTTACTAAAGTTGAGCAGCTTACTCATTTCCCTGAAATG CTCGATGGCCGTGTCAAAACTCTGCACCCTAACATACATGGAGGCATCCTTGCTCGAAGGGACCAAAAACATCATATTGATGCTCTCAATACACACGGAATCG GTACTTTTGATGTTGTGGTGGTGAACTTGTACCCATTTTACGATAAAGTTACATCAGCTGGAGGCATTGAATTTGAGGATGGAATCGAAAACATTGACATTGGCGGTCCAGCCATGATTCGAGCTGCTGCAAAG aatcacaaagatgttttggTAGTTGTTGATACGGAAGACTACCCCGCGCTTCTGGAATATCTTAAAGGAAACCAAGACGATCATTTCAGGCTTAAGCTTGCATGGAAAGCGTTTCAGCACGTTGCTTCCTATGATTCTGCCGTATCTGAGTGGCTATGGAAGCAAAGTGTGGGAG ATAAATTTCCTCCTAGTTTGACCGTGCCTCTTTCACTCAAAAGTTCTCTCCGTTATGGTGAAAATCCTCATCAAAAAGCTGCATTCTATGTTGACAAAAGACTTGCCGAGGTCAACGCTGGTGGAATTGCTACTGCCATCCAACACCATGGAAAG GAGATGTCATATAATAACTACTTGGATGCTGATGCTGCTTGGAACTGTGTGTGCGAGTTCAGAAACCCCACATGCGTAGTTGTGAAGCACACGAATCCTTGCGGTGTAGCATCACGAGATGATATTTTGGAAGCCTACAGACTTGCTGTTAGGGCTGATCCTGTCAGTGCTTTCGGTGGAATTGTAGCTTTCAATGTGGAAGTTGATGAG gTTCTTGCTAAAGAAATAAGAGAATTTAGAAGCCCGACCGATGGGGAGACAAGGATGTTCTACGAAATCGTGGTTGCACCGAGCTATACAGAGAAGGGACTTGAGATCCTTCGTGGAAAGTCGAAGACTCTAAGGATTCTCGAAGCGAAAAAGAACGAAGCAGGAAAGCTTTCACTCAGACAAGTTGGTGGAGGGTGGTTAGCTCAAGATTCAGATGACTTAACTCCACGCGATATCAAATTCAACCCAGTCTCAGAGAAGACTCCTCAGGACGGTGAACTTCGCGATGCAGAATTTGCATGGTTGtgtgtgaagcatgtcaaaagcAATGCTATTGTGATAGCTAAG GACAATTGTATGCTAGGTATGGGAAGCGGTCAACCGAACCGTGTCGAGAGTTTAAGAATAGCAATGAGGAAAGCTGGAGCTGATGTTAAAGGAGCAACCTTGGCTAGTGACGCATTCTTCCCATTCG CTTGGAAAGATGCTGTAGAAGAAGCATGTGAAAGTGGAATTGGTGTTATTGCCGAACCCGGGGGAAGTATAAGAGATCAGGATGCTATAGACTGCTGTAATAAGTATGGTGTTTCACTGCTCTTCACCAATGTGAGGCACTTCAGGCACTGA